The Ramlibacter sp. PS4R-6 nucleotide sequence ATTCCTACACGGCCAGCAAGGCGGGCCTGTTGCACCTGACCAAGCGCATGGCGCTGCGCCTGGCCAAGGACAACATCATCTGCAGCGGCATTGCGCCCGGGCCCTTTGCATCGGAAATGAACAAGATGGCGCGCGACCACGGCGACGAGGTCGCGCAGCGCGTGCCGGTGGGCCGCATCGGCCGCGACGACGACATGGCCGGCGTGGCCATCTACCTGGCTTCGCGCGCGGGCGACTTCGTGGTGGGGGAAACGATCGCCGTGGACGGCGGCGTGACGATCGCGCGCGGTTCGTGAGCCGCTAGCCGGCCCAGGCCCAGTTCTGCGGGCCGCGGCTGGCAATCTTCACCGCGCCGACGCGGTTGCCCAGCGCGGCGCACTTCGCCAGCGGCCAGCCTTGTTCGAGCCCATGGAGCAGCGCGCCGCGCCACGCGTCGCCGCAGCCCGTGGGGTCGACGACCGCCGCGGCCTTGACGCCGGGCACATGCGTCTTCTCGCCCTTCACCCACACGTCGCAGCCCTGCGCGCCGAGCGTGACGACCAGGCCTTCGACCTTGCGCGAGATCGCCGCTTCGTCCCAGCCGGTGCGCTCGGACAGCATCTTGCCTTCGTAGTCGTTCACGGTGACCCAAGTGGATGCCTCGATGAAGGATGCGAGCTCGCGCCCGTCGAACATCGGCAGGCCCTGCCCCGGGTCGAACACGAAGGGGATGCCCGCGGACTTGAACTGCTGCGCGTGCTCCAGCATCGCGTCGCGGCCGTCGGGCGAGATGATGCCCAGCTTGATGTCGGCGCGCGCGGGCACCTTCGTCACGTGCGCCTGAGCCATCGCGCCGGGGTGGAACGCCGTGATCTGGTTGTTGTCGACGTCGGTCATGATCATCGCCTGCGCGGTGTAGGCGTCCGACACCTCGCGCACGAACTCCGTGCTGATCCCCAGCTTCTGCATGCGCGCGACGTAGTCGCGGCCGTCGCTGCCCACGGTGGCCATCGGGATGGGCGTACCGCCCAGCAGCTTCAGGCTGTAGGCGATGTTGCCCGCGCAGCCGCCGAAGTCGCGCCGCAACTGCGGCACCAGGAACGACACGTTCAGGATGTGCAGCTGGTCCGGCAGGATCTGGTCCGCGAACCGGCCGGGGAAGGTCATGATGGTGTCGAAGGCGAGCGAGCCGCAGATCAGCGCCGGCATGTCTTGGTCTTTCTGGGGATGGGGGTCAGGGGTAGAAGGCCAGCACGCGGTAGCCCGCGATGCGCCCGCCGGCGGCGCTGGCATTGACGGCGATCGCGAGCGAGGCCGACCAGTCGGCGCGCGCGCCCAGCGACGCCACGCCCGGCGCGAACTCGGCCGACTGCAGCACGCGCCGCACGACGGCCTGGTCCTGCGCGTCGGTCAGCGTCAGCTCCAGCGCGGGCATGGCCACGGCCATCGCGGCCTGGTTCCTGAGCGTGACGTTGAGGCGGTAAGTGTCGCCGCGCAGCTTGCTGAAGGACGAGGTCTCGATCGCGACGGACTCGATGTTCCGCGGCGGGCCGAGGCGGCAGGCGAACGCGTCGCACATGCGGACCAGCCACGGCCGCAGTTCCGGGTAGGCGGCGGCCAGCCGGTCGCGGTCCTGCCATGCGACCTGCGCCGCCAGCAGCGCGGCCAGAGCCACCAGGAACAGCACCAGCAGGAAGCGCACGCCGGGCTTGCGCCAGAACTCGCGCGCGCGCGCCTGGCGCACGAACGACAGGTCGTGCAGCTCCGGCTCGGGCTCCAGGGGCGACGGGCGGGAGAAGCCGTGCGGGCCCGCCTGGGCTATGTCGCTGGTGTCGGCGCGGCGCAGCGCGAAGGGCTCGTCGAGCGGGTGCGAGCGCATGGCCTCGACCTGCTCCTCGATCTCGATGGCGTCGGGCTGGCCGGCGATGGCTTCCTCACCCACTTCGCTGTGCACCGACGATGGGTATTCCGAGGACGCCGACTCCACGGACTCCTCCGCAGGGGCGGGCGCGGTGTCGCGAACGACGTTGGGCAGTTCCAGCTCGGTTTCGTCGCGCAGGTCGGCCGTGGCGTCGAAGATCTCCGCGCAGTGGCCGCAGCGGACCCAGCCCTCGGATATCTTGAGCTGGTCCGCGACCACCTTGAACATCGTCCCGCAAACGGGGCAGCGCGTGATCAGGCCCATGTGCGGGCGATTTTAGGGGCGCGCGGTCATCAGGACCCAGCCGTCTTCCGCGTCCGAGACTTCGAGGCGCGCATGCGGCGCGTACGCGTCCTTCAATTCGCCGGCCTGCCGCTCGAGGATGCCCGCGAGCACGAGGGCGCCGCCGGGGGCCACGTGCGCGCACAGCAGCGGCGCCAGCACCTTCAGCGGCATCGCGAGGATGTTCGCGAGCACGAGGTCGTAGGCGCCCTGGGCGGCGTCGGGCAGCGCGGCGCGCACGGCGACGCCGTTGGCCTGCGCATTGGCCGTGGTTGCCTGCACCGCGGCGGGGTCGATGTCCACGGCGTCGACTTCACGCGCGCCGTGCAGCGCCGCGGCGATGGCGAGGATGCCGGAGCCGCAGCCGTAGTCCAGCACGCGGCCGCCGCCCACCCCCTGGCGGGCGATCCAGCGCAGGCACATGCGCGTGGTCGGGTGCGTGCCCGTGCCGAAGGCCAGGCCGGGGTCCAGGCGGATCACCTTCTTCGCCTGCGCGGGCGGCTCGTGCCAGGTGGGCACGATCCAGAAATCGTCGGTGACCGGCACCGGCGCGAACTGCGATTGCGTCAGGCGCACCCAGTCCTCGTCGGCCACGGCCGCGATGCCCTGCAGCTCGCAGCCTTCGAAGAAATCCTGGACGGAGAGGATGCGCGCGGCTTCTTTCGCGGCGTCCTCGGCATCGAAGAGCGCGATCACGCGCGAGCGCTGCCAGCCTTCCTTGGGCGGCGGCAGGCCCGGCTCGCCGAAGAGCGCCTGCTCGGCATCGGTCTGCGCGTCGGCGTCCTCGACCGAGATGCTCAGGGCATCCAGCGCCTCCAGCGCCTCGCTCACGGGCTCCACCCGCTCCTCGGGGCACAGCAGGCGCAATTCGAACATCAGCGCTTGTGGTGGGCCAACCACTCTTCGAGGTAGTGGATGTTCGTGCCGCCTTCCATGAAGCGGGCATCGACCATCAGCTCGCGGTGCAGCGGGATGTTGGTGTTGATCCCTTCGACCACCGTCTCGGCCAGCGCACCGCGCATCCTCGCAAGCGCCTGTTCCCGCGTGTCGCCGTGCACGATGATCTTGCCGATCATCGAGTCGTAGTTGGGCGGCACGAAGTAGTTGTTGTACACGTGCGAGTCCACGCGCACGCCCGGCCCGCCGGGCGCGTGCCACAGCGTGATGCGCCCGGGCGACGGCACGAAGGTGTACGGGTCCTCGGCGTTCACGCGGCACTCGATGGCGTGGCCGCGCAGCTGGATGTCGCCCTGCTTGAAGGGCAACTTCTCGCCCGCGGCGACCGTGATCTGCGTCTTGACGATGTCGATGCCGGTGATCAGCTCGGTGACCGGGTGCTCCACCTGCACGCGCGTGTTCATCTCGATGAAGTAGAACTCGCCGTTCTCGTAGAGGAACTCGAAGGTGCCCGCGCCGCGGTAGCCGATGCGCTTGCAGGCAGCCACGCAGCGGTCGCCGATCTTCTCGACCAGCTTGCGCGTGATGCCCGGCGCCGGCGCTTCCTCGATCACCTTCTGGTGGCGCCGCTGCATGGAGCAGTCGCGCTCCCACAGGTACACCGCGTTCTTGTGCTTGTCGGCCAGCACCTGGATCTCGATGTGGCGCGGGTTCTGGAGGAACTTCTCCATGTACACCGCCGGGTTGCCGAAGGCGGCGCCGGCCTCGGCCTTGGTCATCTGCACGGCGTTGATCAGCGCGGCTTCGGTGTGCACGACGCGCATGCCACGCCCGCCGCCGCCGCCGGCGGCCTTGATGATCACCGGGTAGCCGACGGCCTTGGCCATGCGGCGGACCTCGACCGGGTTGTCGGGCAGCTCGCCCTCCGAGCCCGGCACGCAAGGCACGCCCGCCTTGATCATGGCCTGCTTGGCCGAGACCTTGTCGCCCATGATGCGGATCGACTCCGGCGTCGGGCCGATGAACTGGAAGCCGCTCTTTTCCACCCGCTCGGCGAAATCGGCGTTCTCGGACAGGAAGCCGTAGCCGGGATGGATGGCTTCGGCGTCGGTGACTTCGGCCGCCGAAATGATGGCGGGCATGTTGAGGTAGCTGGCCGGCGACGGGGCCGGGCCTATGCACACGGCCTCCTCGGCCAGCTTGACGTACTTGGCCTCGCGGTCGGCCTCGGAATAGACCATCACCGCACGGATGCCGAGTTCACGGCAGGCGCGCTGGATGCGCAGGGCAATCTCGCCTCGGTTGGCGACCAGGATCTTCTTGAACATTCGGCCCCGCGCTTACTCGATCACGAAGAGCGGTTGGCCGTACTCCACTGCTTGGCCGTTCTCCACCAGGATCTGGGTGATGGTGCCGGCCTTGTCGGCCTCGATCTCGTTGAGGATCTTCATGGCCTCGATGATGCAGACCGTGTCGCCTTCCTTGACCTGCGAGCCGATCTCCAGGAACGGCTTGGCGCCGGGACTCGCGGAGCGGTAGAAGGTGCCGACCATCGGCGACTTGACCACATGGCCGGTGGGCGCGGCGGCCGGGGCCGGGGCGGCGCCGGCTTGCGGGGCGGGTGCGGCGGCCAGCGCCGGTGCGGCCACGGCCTGGGCTGCGGGCATGACCATCGGGGCCATCATTTGCTGGCCGGCGCCGCCGCCCTTGACGATGCGGACCTTCCCTTCGGCTTCCGTGATTTCGAGCTCGGAGACATTGGATTCCGACACGAGGTCGATCAACGTCTTGAGTTTGCGCAGGTCCATGTCCCAACTCTCTCTTGCGAAAAGATGCGGGAATTTACAGCAAAACTCGGCTACTTTCGGCTTCTAACCGCTTTTTTCTATTATTTTTACGCCTCGCCTTGACAGGCGGGGGACCGGCGACTACGCCTGCGGTCAGCTGGCCGTGGCGAATCGCCCCAGGTCGGCGGCGGTGAGGCGGCCCATTCTACGCTCCAGCACCTCGCCCCCCGCGCCGACGACCAGCGTGAACGGCAGGCCGCCCGATTCGTTGCCCAGGGTCTTCGCCAGTTCCGTCCCGCCCATCCCGGCCAGGCCGATCGGGTAGGAAACCGGCGTCTTCTGCAGGTAAGCACGCACCTTGCTGGGCTGGTCGATGGCCAGGCCGACCACCTGCCACTGCTTGGCGGCGTTCTGCTTGAAGAACGCGTCGAGCAAGGGCATCTCCTCGACGCACGGCGGGCACCAGGTGGCCCAGAAGTTCAGGAGCAGCGGCTTGCCGCGGAAAGCCTGCATGGCCAGCGGCGCCCCGGCGGGCGACTCGAAGTTCATGGCCCACAGCGCCGGGTCGGCCCGGCCGGACTCGTGCGGGCCCCATTTCCAGATGGCCAGGCCGGCGCCGGCCACGGCGGCCACGGCGCCAACGCCCGCATAAAGGAGGCCGCGGCGGCGCTCGTCGACGCCCGGAGGCAGGGTTTCGCCCGTCATGGCGCGGCATTCTCCAGCAAGGCGCGCACCGCATTGGCGTCGCCGCGCGGCGGGCGTCCGCGCGAATCGGGCTTGAGGGCCCCGCGCACGTCGTCGTGGTCATGGATGAGCAGGTGCACGCCGATGACCTCCTCCAGTTCGCGGCTCACGCTGGAAAAGCTCAGGGCCTCGACCGCTTCGCCGTTGAAGCCCGTGACCGTGCGGGCCTCGTAGTCGACCCCCTTGTCGATCAAGGCGATCTCGGTGGACTTGGGGTCGTCGCAGAACAGCTGCAGGTAGATGTCGGACAGGCGCGTCGCGGTGCCGTGCCAGACGGCGCCGCCCAGGTACGGCCTGAACTCGGCGAGCCGCTCCATCCACGTGAGCGCCAACTGCCGCAGCGCCGCCAGCTCGCGCGGCTGCGTGTCGGCGCAGAAGATCGAGATGTACTCCCGCACGGCCTCCTCGACCGCGTCGTTGTCGGGCAAGGCGCTGCGCGCGGCCAGGCCCAGTTGCTTCACCGCCCGGCGCTTGGCGGGGCCGTACTCCAGGCCTTCCTCGACGACGAGGCGCGCGGCGGCCTGCGCGATCTCCGCTTTGGTGTCCATCACCGGGGCATTCTGCATTGCCGCGAAAGGCCCCGGCACTTAGAGTGGCCCGAAAGAAGGAGACCGCCATGCGCAGCACCATGATGGACGTGCCGCTCTCGCTCAACCATTTGCTGGAACGGGCGGGGCAGGTGTTCCACGACAACCACATCGTTTCGCGCCTGCCCGACAAGAGCCTCAAGCGCCACAGCTACGGCGAGTTCTACCGGCGCACGCGAGCGCTGGGCGATGCGCTGCGCAAGCTCGGGCTGCGCAAGGGCGACCGCGTCGCCACGCTGTGCTGGAACCACCACGCGCACCTGGAGTGCTACTTCGGCATCCCGGCGGCCGGCGGCGTGATGCACACCTTGAACCTGCGCCTGTCGCCGGACGAGATCGGCTGGATCGCCGGCAACGCGAACGACCGCTTCCTGGTGGTCGACGACATCCTGCTGCCGCTGTACAAGCAGTTCGCGCACCTGCACACCTTCGAGAAGGTGATCGTGTTCCCCTTCTCGGGCGCGGCGGTGCCGGACGGCTTCGGCGACTACGAGGCGCTGCTGGCGAGCGCCGATCCCGACGCGTTCGCCTACGAGCCGCACGCGGAGACCGACCCCGTCTCCATGTGCTACACGTCCGGCACCACGGGCCGCCCCAAGGGCGTGGTCTATTCGCACCGCTCCACGGTGCTGCACACGCTGGTCGCGAGCCTGGGCGATTTCTGGGGGCTGCGCGGCACCGACGTCGTGTTGCCGGTCACGCCCATGTTCCACGCCAACAGCTGGGGCATGCCTTACGGTGCGGTGATGATGGGCGTGAAGCTGGTCTTCCCCGGCCCGCACCTGCACCCCGACGACATCCTCGACCTGATGACGCTGGAGCCGCCGACGCTGGCGCTGGGCGTGCCGACGATCTGGATGACGCTGATCCAGACCTATGACGCGGCGCAGGCCGAGGGCTCGCCGAACAAGGGCCGGTGGAAGCTGCCCCGCGGCATGCGTTCATTGGTCGGCGGCGCCGCGGTGCCCGAGTCGCTGATCCGCGCGTTCGACAGGCACGGCATCTGGATCATGCAGGGCTGGGGCATGACAGAGACCTCGCCCGTCTGCACCGTCTCGTATCCGCGCGCCGAACTGCGCGGCGCCAGCGACGACGAGAAATACCGCCGCGCGGCCATGGCCGGCATCGAGGTGCCGCTGGTGGAACTGCGCGTGCGCGGCGACAGCGGCGAGCAGCCGCGCGACGGCAAGAGCGTCGGCGAGATCCAGGTGCGCGGCCCCTTCATCACCGGCAGCTACCACGAGGTGCCCGTCGAGCGCGAGAAGTTCACCGAGGACGGCTGGCTGCGCACGGGCGACGTCGCCTCGGTGGACGAGCTGGGTTTCGTGCGCATCACCGACCGCACCAAGGACCTGATCAAGTCCGGCGGCGAGTGGATCAGTTCGGTGGACCTGGAGAACGCACTCATGGCGCACCCTGCGGTGGCCGAGGCTGCCGTGATCGCGATCCCCGACGAGAAGTGGAGCGAGCGGCCGCTGGCCTGCATCGTCCTCAAGCCCGGCCAGAAGGCCGAGCGCAAGGCCTTCGACGAACACCTGCTCGCGCACAGCTTCGCCAAGTGGCAATTGCCCGAGCGCTACGAGTTCATCGAAGCCGTGCCGCGCACCTCCACCGGCAAGTTCTGGAAGCTCAGGCTGCGGCAGATGTTCCCGAAATGACCGCTCGCTGAGCGGTCATCCCGGCGCAGGCCGGGATCCAGTGTCTTTATCATCTTCGGATGCATCTACACATCCTCGGCATCTGCGGCACGTTCATGGGAGGGGTTGCCGCACTCGCCCGCGAGGCGGGGCACAAGGTCACCGGCTGCGACGCGGGCGTGTACCCGCCGATGAGCGACCAGCTGCGCGCGCTGGGCATCGAGCTGATCGAAGGCTATGGGGCGGACCAGCTGTCGCTGAAGCCTGACGTCTGGGTCGTGGGCAACGTCGTGTCGCGCGCACGGAGCGCCGACGGCAACCCGCGCTATCCCCTGATGGAAGCCATCCTCGACGGGGGCCTGCCTTACACCAGCGGGCCGCAGTGGCTCGCGGAGAACGTGCTGCAAGGGCGGCACGTGCTCGCGGTCGCCGGCACGCACGGCAAGACCACGACGACCTCCATGCTCGCGTGGATCCTGGAGCACGCGGGCCTGCAGCCGGGTTTCCTGGTCGGCGGCGTACCGGGCAACTTCGGCATCTCGGCGCGCCTGGGCAAGGGAAGCACGTTCGTCATCGAGGCCGACGAGTACGACACGGCCTTCTTCGACAAGCGCAGCAAGTTCGTGCACTACCGCCCGCGCACCGCGGTGCTGAACAACCTCGAGTTCGACCACGCCGACATCTTCGAGGACCTCGCGGCGATCGAGCGGCAGTTCCACCACCTCGTGCGCACCGTCCCATCGACGGGGCGCGTGGTGACCAACGGCCTGGAAGAGAGCCTGGCGCGCGTGCTGCATGCGGGCTGCTGGAGCGAGGTGCGCAGCTTCGGCGCGGCGACCGACGACTTCACCGCCGAAGGCGAGCCGCACGACTTCGAGGTGCTGGCGCGCGGCAAGCGCG carries:
- a CDS encoding long-chain fatty acid--CoA ligase, with the protein product MRSTMMDVPLSLNHLLERAGQVFHDNHIVSRLPDKSLKRHSYGEFYRRTRALGDALRKLGLRKGDRVATLCWNHHAHLECYFGIPAAGGVMHTLNLRLSPDEIGWIAGNANDRFLVVDDILLPLYKQFAHLHTFEKVIVFPFSGAAVPDGFGDYEALLASADPDAFAYEPHAETDPVSMCYTSGTTGRPKGVVYSHRSTVLHTLVASLGDFWGLRGTDVVLPVTPMFHANSWGMPYGAVMMGVKLVFPGPHLHPDDILDLMTLEPPTLALGVPTIWMTLIQTYDAAQAEGSPNKGRWKLPRGMRSLVGGAAVPESLIRAFDRHGIWIMQGWGMTETSPVCTVSYPRAELRGASDDEKYRRAAMAGIEVPLVELRVRGDSGEQPRDGKSVGEIQVRGPFITGSYHEVPVEREKFTEDGWLRTGDVASVDELGFVRITDRTKDLIKSGGEWISSVDLENALMAHPAVAEAAVIAIPDEKWSERPLACIVLKPGQKAERKAFDEHLLAHSFAKWQLPERYEFIEAVPRTSTGKFWKLRLRQMFPK
- the accC gene encoding acetyl-CoA carboxylase biotin carboxylase subunit → MFKKILVANRGEIALRIQRACRELGIRAVMVYSEADREAKYVKLAEEAVCIGPAPSPASYLNMPAIISAAEVTDAEAIHPGYGFLSENADFAERVEKSGFQFIGPTPESIRIMGDKVSAKQAMIKAGVPCVPGSEGELPDNPVEVRRMAKAVGYPVIIKAAGGGGGRGMRVVHTEAALINAVQMTKAEAGAAFGNPAVYMEKFLQNPRHIEIQVLADKHKNAVYLWERDCSMQRRHQKVIEEAPAPGITRKLVEKIGDRCVAACKRIGYRGAGTFEFLYENGEFYFIEMNTRVQVEHPVTELITGIDIVKTQITVAAGEKLPFKQGDIQLRGHAIECRVNAEDPYTFVPSPGRITLWHAPGGPGVRVDSHVYNNYFVPPNYDSMIGKIIVHGDTREQALARMRGALAETVVEGINTNIPLHRELMVDARFMEGGTNIHYLEEWLAHHKR
- a CDS encoding DUF3426 domain-containing protein — protein: MGLITRCPVCGTMFKVVADQLKISEGWVRCGHCAEIFDATADLRDETELELPNVVRDTAPAPAEESVESASSEYPSSVHSEVGEEAIAGQPDAIEIEEQVEAMRSHPLDEPFALRRADTSDIAQAGPHGFSRPSPLEPEPELHDLSFVRQARAREFWRKPGVRFLLVLFLVALAALLAAQVAWQDRDRLAAAYPELRPWLVRMCDAFACRLGPPRNIESVAIETSSFSKLRGDTYRLNVTLRNQAAMAVAMPALELTLTDAQDQAVVRRVLQSAEFAPGVASLGARADWSASLAIAVNASAAGGRIAGYRVLAFYP
- the mpl gene encoding UDP-N-acetylmuramate:L-alanyl-gamma-D-glutamyl-meso-diaminopimelate ligase, which gives rise to MHLHILGICGTFMGGVAALAREAGHKVTGCDAGVYPPMSDQLRALGIELIEGYGADQLSLKPDVWVVGNVVSRARSADGNPRYPLMEAILDGGLPYTSGPQWLAENVLQGRHVLAVAGTHGKTTTTSMLAWILEHAGLQPGFLVGGVPGNFGISARLGKGSTFVIEADEYDTAFFDKRSKFVHYRPRTAVLNNLEFDHADIFEDLAAIERQFHHLVRTVPSTGRVVTNGLEESLARVLHAGCWSEVRSFGAATDDFTAEGEPHDFEVLARGKRVAHVAWDLTGVHNQLNALAAIAAADHVGVPPAKAGEALAQFANVKRRMEVRGVAGGVTVYDDFAHHPTAIRTTIDGLRRKVGSARIVAVFEPRSNTMKLGSMKAQLPWSLEQADLAICHSGGLDWDAAEALAPLGAKAQVAASIDAAVKMVVDAARAGDHVLCMSNGGFGGIHAKLLAALAR
- a CDS encoding TlpA family protein disulfide reductase; amino-acid sequence: MTGETLPPGVDERRRGLLYAGVGAVAAVAGAGLAIWKWGPHESGRADPALWAMNFESPAGAPLAMQAFRGKPLLLNFWATWCPPCVEEMPLLDAFFKQNAAKQWQVVGLAIDQPSKVRAYLQKTPVSYPIGLAGMGGTELAKTLGNESGGLPFTLVVGAGGEVLERRMGRLTAADLGRFATAS
- the accB gene encoding acetyl-CoA carboxylase biotin carboxyl carrier protein; amino-acid sequence: MDLRKLKTLIDLVSESNVSELEITEAEGKVRIVKGGGAGQQMMAPMVMPAAQAVAAPALAAAPAPQAGAAPAPAAAPTGHVVKSPMVGTFYRSASPGAKPFLEIGSQVKEGDTVCIIEAMKILNEIEADKAGTITQILVENGQAVEYGQPLFVIE
- the prmA gene encoding 50S ribosomal protein L11 methyltransferase; translated protein: MFELRLLCPEERVEPVSEALEALDALSISVEDADAQTDAEQALFGEPGLPPPKEGWQRSRVIALFDAEDAAKEAARILSVQDFFEGCELQGIAAVADEDWVRLTQSQFAPVPVTDDFWIVPTWHEPPAQAKKVIRLDPGLAFGTGTHPTTRMCLRWIARQGVGGGRVLDYGCGSGILAIAAALHGAREVDAVDIDPAAVQATTANAQANGVAVRAALPDAAQGAYDLVLANILAMPLKVLAPLLCAHVAPGGALVLAGILERQAGELKDAYAPHARLEVSDAEDGWVLMTARP
- a CDS encoding carbohydrate kinase family protein, which encodes MPALICGSLAFDTIMTFPGRFADQILPDQLHILNVSFLVPQLRRDFGGCAGNIAYSLKLLGGTPIPMATVGSDGRDYVARMQKLGISTEFVREVSDAYTAQAMIMTDVDNNQITAFHPGAMAQAHVTKVPARADIKLGIISPDGRDAMLEHAQQFKSAGIPFVFDPGQGLPMFDGRELASFIEASTWVTVNDYEGKMLSERTGWDEAAISRKVEGLVVTLGAQGCDVWVKGEKTHVPGVKAAAVVDPTGCGDAWRGALLHGLEQGWPLAKCAALGNRVGAVKIASRGPQNWAWAG